The following are encoded in a window of Lates calcarifer isolate ASB-BC8 linkage group LG20, TLL_Latcal_v3, whole genome shotgun sequence genomic DNA:
- the LOC108893356 gene encoding uncharacterized protein LOC108893356, whose amino-acid sequence MILMGRSLCLPSPATVQELFSVARDANIIPDISLDPVLTTFLSLDSSAALQHQYAFLQRSMSREQQAQFSLGLSGELGGSSRVTCGGVGVVALALSMLFDQVAQQVRAQGSTEGGLSTQRSQAKRIFGISSSSRIGWIIHSYLHLIPGIANDQEKMAETTELYDSWLKLELIDHYERMTNKKRMSSESMQQWLTGAAFHLHMRIHQVRLHSVPVGSTESLRLSYKTGLSRLVQGYTAYLRKNIQETAAPGPHKPKPRTADGPGQTNTSSVTNMTCSSNHLFNISQVNPSTSTDTFNETNIINSTAEISRSCKTHGSREFGVNASKGSDDPAEMNRNTLNNSTEYSREEEASMLGLLVIEPGRNVSHNVQHHPCESPAIQQALVMRIINAQDLERNRNFFLIPEKVFHSLLRQRNDFELKTN is encoded by the exons ATGATCCTGATGGGTCGCAGTTTGTGTCTTCCTTCTCCAGCCACCGTCCAGGAGCTGTTCTCTGTGGCTCGAGATGCCAACATCATCCCAGATATCTCCTTGGATCCGGTCCTCACCACCTTCTTGTCACTGGACTCGTCTGCAGCGCTGCAGCATCAGTATGCCTTCTTACAGCGGAGCATGAGCAGGGAGCAGCAGGCACAGTTCAGCCTCGGCCTGAGTGGAGAGCTGGGAGGCAGCAGCAGGGTCACCTGTGGAGGAGTGGGGGTTGTTGCTTTGGCCCTGTCCATGCTTTTTGACCAGGTTGCCCAACAA GTCCGAGCACAAGGATCGACAGAGGGGGGGCTATCAACTCAGAGATCTCAAGCTAAGAGGATTTTTGGCATCAGCAGCTCCTCGAGGATTGGCTGGATTATCCACAGTTACCTCCACCTGATCCCTGGCATCGCCAATGACCAGGAGAAGATGGCTGAGACCACAGAGCTCTACGACAGCTGGCTGAAACTTGAGCTGATTGATCATTACGAGAGGATGACCAATAAGAAGAGAATGAGTTCAGAGTCCATGCAGCAGTGGTTGACAGGAGCTGCATTTCATCTGCACATGAGAATCCACCAG GTCCGACTGCACTCTGTGCCAGTGGGATCAACAGAGTCACTGCGTCTGTCATACAAGACGGGGTTAAGTCGCCTGGTTCAGGGCTACACAGCCTATCTACGCAAAAACATCCAGGAGACTGCAGCTCCAGGTCCACATAAACCCAAACCCCGGACAGCTGATGGACCAGGACAAACCAACACATCTAGTGTAACCAATATGACCTGCTCAAGTAATCACCTTTTTAACATTAGCCAGGTTAATCCAAGTACCTCAACTGATACATTTAATGAGACTAATATAATTAATTCAACTGCTGAAATTAGCAGAAGCTGTAAGACACATGGATCCAGAGAGTTTGGAGTCAATGCGTCAAAAGGAAGCGATGACCCCGCTgagatgaacagaaacacactcaacAATTCTACTGAATATAGCAGGGAAGAGGAAGCCAGCATGCTGGGCCTGTTAGTCATTGAGCCAGGGAGGAATGTGAGTCACAATGTGCAACATCACCCCTGTGAGTCTCCAGCCATACAACAAGCTCTGGTGATGCGTATTATAAATGCTCAGGACCTGGAACGGAACAGAAACTTCTTCCTGATCCCTGAAAAAGTTTTCCACAGCCTGCTCAGGCAGAGGAATGACTTTGAGTTAAAGACAAATTAG